Proteins encoded together in one Thermodesulfobacteriota bacterium window:
- a CDS encoding MCP four helix bundle domain-containing protein: MNLRFKILSGFLILAVMLFAAGLVSIAELNRIRYSVRGLLEENYISIVAARDMRDALEEQHSGILMLALKDREDGWQSLEKAHGDFQQAFARARENITLPGERESVDAVETAYLLFRASWSNFEAGSRGRDKKLLYLEEVYPSLQNVTTAVNHLMTLNGNALHDTAVGLQNQAGRTIMPGIVAIIAAIVFTLVFNFFINLYVIAPIRRLTRAVTSHVRDGEPMIIRTESRDEISRLAEAIQELVLYGGPKNSRKSS, encoded by the coding sequence ATGAACCTCCGTTTTAAAATCCTTTCCGGCTTTCTCATCCTGGCGGTCATGCTCTTTGCCGCCGGCCTGGTGTCCATCGCCGAACTCAATCGCATCCGCTATTCGGTCAGGGGACTGCTGGAAGAAAATTATATCAGTATCGTTGCCGCCCGGGACATGAGGGACGCGTTGGAGGAGCAGCACAGCGGCATACTGATGCTGGCGTTAAAAGACCGGGAAGACGGCTGGCAGTCGCTGGAAAAGGCCCATGGTGATTTCCAGCAGGCCTTTGCCCGGGCCCGCGAAAACATCACGCTCCCCGGAGAAAGGGAAAGCGTTGACGCGGTGGAAACAGCCTATCTTCTGTTCCGCGCGTCCTGGTCCAATTTCGAGGCCGGGAGCCGGGGCCGAGATAAAAAATTGTTGTATCTGGAAGAGGTCTATCCGTCGCTTCAGAACGTAACCACCGCGGTAAACCACCTGATGACCTTGAACGGCAACGCCCTTCACGACACGGCAGTTGGGCTTCAGAATCAGGCCGGCCGGACCATCATGCCCGGCATCGTGGCCATTATCGCCGCCATTGTCTTTACGCTGGTGTTTAATTTTTTTATCAACCTCTATGTCATCGCGCCCATTCGCCGGTTGACCCGGGCGGTTACTTCCCATGTCCGCGACGGTGAGCCGATGATCATCCGCACTGAAAGCCGGGATGAAATTTCCCGTCTGGCGGAAGCGATTCAAGAACTGGTTCTTTATGGCGGACCCAAAAACAGCCGGAAATCATCATGA
- the lgt gene encoding prolipoprotein diacylglyceryl transferase, whose translation MHPVLFRIGGFTVYTYGFFAALAMMAGLWFILYQTRKWELPTDQISDLFFYSIIAGLVGARLFYVLLSLPTFIADPLEIFRIWNGGLVFYGGFLTGLVFVAVYIRYKKLPAGKIMDMIGMGMPLAHGVARIGCFFAGCCYGKPSGLPWAVSFCHHETLAQPVCVPLHPTQLYCSLGNFLIFLILLRLSRTGRFSGRLIFIYLMIYGLFRTFVEIFRGDERGAPVVDFLSTSQTIGLTMAAFAAVCLTIIAIRNKRDNG comes from the coding sequence ATGCATCCCGTTCTCTTCAGAATCGGCGGTTTTACCGTATACACCTACGGATTTTTCGCGGCCCTGGCCATGATGGCCGGCCTCTGGTTCATCCTTTACCAGACCAGAAAGTGGGAACTCCCCACGGACCAGATCTCCGACCTTTTTTTCTACAGCATCATCGCCGGGCTGGTGGGCGCCAGATTATTTTACGTGCTGCTCAGCCTGCCGACCTTTATCGCCGATCCGCTTGAAATCTTCCGCATCTGGAATGGCGGTCTGGTGTTCTACGGCGGATTTCTGACCGGTCTTGTTTTCGTCGCGGTCTATATCCGATACAAGAAACTGCCGGCGGGCAAAATCATGGATATGATCGGCATGGGCATGCCCCTGGCCCACGGGGTGGCCAGAATCGGCTGCTTTTTCGCCGGATGCTGCTACGGCAAGCCCAGCGGCCTTCCCTGGGCCGTCTCCTTCTGCCATCATGAGACGTTGGCCCAACCCGTCTGCGTTCCCCTTCATCCCACGCAGCTATACTGCTCACTGGGTAATTTCCTGATCTTTCTGATCCTGCTGCGGTTAAGCCGCACCGGCCGTTTTTCCGGAAGATTGATTTTCATCTATCTTATGATCTACGGACTGTTCCGCACGTTTGTCGAAATCTTCCGGGGCGACGAAAGAGGCGCGCCCGTGGTCGACTTTCTGTCCACCTCCCAGACCATCGGCCTGACCATGGCCGCTTTTGCCGCCGTCTGCCTGACGATCATCGCCATCCGTAACAAGCGCGACAACGGGTAA
- a CDS encoding RNA-binding protein yields the protein MNIYLGNLSDSVTEEKLTSLFAAFGTIESVKLIKDRMSGRSKGFGFIEMPSNSEADQAIKALNGNLVDGSYMKVRPADPGGKKRKKRPFRRRDY from the coding sequence ATGAATATTTATCTCGGGAATTTGTCTGACAGCGTCACCGAGGAAAAGCTGACATCTTTGTTCGCGGCATTCGGAACCATCGAAAGCGTTAAGTTGATCAAAGACAGAATGTCCGGCAGATCGAAGGGGTTCGGCTTTATCGAAATGCCCAGCAACTCCGAAGCGGATCAGGCCATAAAAGCACTGAACGGGAACCTCGTCGATGGCAGTTATATGAAAGTCCGGCCGGCGGATCCCGGTGGAAAAAAGCGAAAAAAACGCCCCTTCCGCCGGAGGGACTATTAA
- the ileS gene encoding isoleucine--tRNA ligase yields the protein MDYKKTLNLPSTSFPMKASLVQREPEQLKQWEVENLYEKTKAASRNKPKFILHDGPPYANGRIHIGHALNKILKDFIARSRRMTGYDVDYIPGWDCHGLPIEHNVDKELGAKKNSLSQVEKRDICRRYARKHVDIQREEFKRLGVMGDWDNPYLTMNNEYEAVIARECCQFAINGSLARSKKPIHWCCSCRTALAEAEIEYADAPSPSIYVKFPARDDLSDLIPELAGKPVAIVIWTTTPWTLPANLAVALHPEFEYAAVETPDHGVLILAAELVDRCLAAFGITGHTLLKRFPGTLLEKRRFSHPLYDRAATVVLGHHVTLEAGTGCVHTAPGHGAEDYEAALAYGLDIYSPVDDGGRFTPDVELFAGQFVFDANAAIMERLAEKNALLKQDTFTHSYPHCWRCKRPVIFRATAQWFVSMEKNDLRKKALAEIDKVKWIPAWGRERIYGMIENRPDWCISRQRSWGVPITVFFCEKCGAVLMNETIQRKIFDLFKERGSDAWFEEPAETFIGADAVCPSCGGQDLIKETDILDVWFDSGVSHAAVLEMRDSLGWPADLYLEGSDQHRGWFHSSLLTAVGTRGASPYRAVLTHGFVVDGAGKKMSKSVGNVVAPDKVISKYGAEILRLWAAASDYREDIRISDNIINQLSEAYKKIRNTCRFLLGNLNDFSPAADAVPLERMTAVDRFMLFSLAQLIKTLREAYETCEFHVVYHRLYNFCTVDLSAFYLDIMKDQLYTASPTDPGRRSAQTVMFTIASSLARLMAPILPFTAEEVWRYLPREQESVDSIHLSSLPEADAAWEDRELAEEWKLLLKIRGEVTRALETARAAKSIGHPLDAQVIISAEGEPARVLTRYAGESRQLFIVSSVLLKSGDKTTGAYESREIEGLTIAVGQAPGTKCERCWVHDETVGADQTHPAICRRCRDALARI from the coding sequence ATGGATTACAAGAAAACGCTGAACCTGCCCTCGACGTCGTTTCCGATGAAGGCCTCTCTGGTCCAGCGTGAACCGGAGCAGTTAAAGCAGTGGGAAGTTGAAAACCTGTATGAAAAGACGAAAGCCGCTTCCCGCAACAAGCCTAAGTTCATCCTGCACGACGGCCCGCCCTACGCCAACGGCCGGATTCATATCGGACACGCCTTAAACAAGATTTTAAAGGATTTCATCGCCCGCAGCCGCCGCATGACCGGGTACGACGTGGACTATATTCCGGGCTGGGACTGCCACGGCCTGCCCATCGAGCACAACGTCGACAAGGAACTGGGGGCGAAAAAGAACAGCCTGTCCCAGGTGGAAAAAAGGGACATCTGCCGCCGCTACGCCCGGAAGCATGTCGACATCCAGCGGGAGGAGTTCAAACGGCTGGGCGTCATGGGCGACTGGGACAACCCTTACCTGACCATGAACAACGAGTATGAGGCCGTCATCGCCCGGGAATGCTGCCAGTTCGCCATCAACGGCAGCCTGGCCCGGAGCAAAAAGCCGATCCACTGGTGCTGCAGTTGCCGGACGGCCCTGGCCGAAGCGGAAATCGAATACGCCGACGCGCCCTCGCCGTCCATCTACGTCAAATTCCCGGCCAGAGACGACCTGTCGGACCTGATCCCGGAACTAGCCGGAAAACCGGTGGCCATCGTCATCTGGACCACCACGCCCTGGACCCTGCCGGCCAACCTGGCCGTGGCCCTGCATCCGGAATTCGAATACGCGGCCGTGGAGACCCCGGACCACGGCGTGCTGATCCTGGCCGCCGAACTGGTCGACCGCTGCCTGGCCGCCTTCGGCATCACCGGCCATACCTTACTTAAACGTTTCCCGGGGACGCTGCTGGAAAAACGGCGCTTTTCCCATCCTCTTTACGACCGGGCCGCCACCGTCGTTCTCGGGCATCACGTCACCCTGGAAGCCGGCACCGGCTGCGTCCATACCGCTCCCGGGCACGGCGCCGAGGACTACGAAGCGGCCCTGGCCTACGGCCTGGACATCTACTCCCCGGTGGACGACGGCGGCCGCTTTACGCCGGACGTGGAGCTTTTCGCCGGCCAGTTCGTGTTTGACGCCAACGCCGCCATCATGGAGCGGCTGGCGGAAAAAAACGCCCTGCTCAAGCAGGACACCTTCACCCATTCCTACCCGCACTGCTGGCGCTGCAAGCGGCCGGTCATCTTCCGGGCCACGGCCCAGTGGTTTGTCTCCATGGAGAAAAACGACCTGCGGAAAAAGGCCCTGGCGGAAATCGACAAGGTCAAATGGATCCCCGCCTGGGGCCGGGAACGGATCTACGGCATGATCGAGAACCGGCCGGACTGGTGTATTTCCCGCCAGCGTTCCTGGGGCGTGCCCATCACCGTGTTCTTCTGTGAAAAATGCGGCGCCGTGCTCATGAACGAAACCATCCAGCGGAAAATCTTCGACCTGTTCAAAGAACGCGGCTCGGATGCCTGGTTCGAGGAGCCGGCGGAAACCTTTATCGGCGCCGATGCCGTCTGCCCGTCCTGCGGCGGCCAAGACCTGATCAAGGAAACCGATATCCTCGATGTCTGGTTTGATTCCGGCGTCAGTCACGCCGCGGTCCTGGAGATGCGGGACAGCCTGGGCTGGCCCGCCGACCTGTACCTGGAAGGCAGCGACCAGCACCGGGGATGGTTTCACAGTTCCCTGCTGACGGCGGTCGGCACCCGGGGGGCGTCCCCGTACCGCGCTGTCCTGACCCACGGCTTCGTGGTCGACGGCGCCGGAAAAAAAATGTCCAAGTCGGTGGGCAACGTCGTCGCGCCGGACAAGGTCATCAGCAAGTACGGAGCCGAAATCCTGCGGCTGTGGGCGGCCGCTTCCGATTACCGGGAAGACATCCGCATATCCGACAACATCATCAACCAGCTCAGCGAGGCCTATAAAAAAATCCGCAACACCTGCCGCTTTCTGCTCGGCAACCTGAACGACTTCTCGCCGGCCGCGGATGCCGTTCCCCTGGAACGGATGACCGCCGTCGACCGGTTCATGCTGTTTTCCCTGGCGCAGTTGATCAAAACCCTGCGGGAAGCCTATGAAACCTGCGAGTTTCATGTCGTCTATCACCGGCTCTATAATTTCTGCACGGTGGACCTGTCCGCCTTTTACCTGGATATCATGAAGGATCAGCTTTACACGGCGTCACCGACCGATCCCGGCCGGCGCAGCGCTCAAACCGTCATGTTTACCATTGCCAGCAGCCTGGCCCGACTCATGGCGCCGATCCTCCCCTTTACCGCCGAAGAGGTCTGGCGCTATCTGCCCCGTGAGCAGGAAAGCGTCGACAGCATTCACCTGTCATCCCTGCCCGAAGCCGACGCCGCCTGGGAAGACCGGGAACTGGCCGAGGAATGGAAGTTGCTGCTGAAAATCCGCGGGGAAGTCACCCGGGCGCTGGAAACGGCCCGGGCCGCAAAAAGCATCGGCCACCCCCTGGACGCCCAAGTGATCATCAGCGCCGAAGGTGAACCGGCCCGGGTGCTGACCAGGTACGCCGGCGAGTCGAGACAGTTGTTCATCGTTTCCAGCGTCCTGCTCAAGTCCGGGGATAAAACGACCGGTGCTTACGAAAGCCGTGAAATTGAGGGTCTGACCATCGCGGTCGGCCAGGCCCCGGGGACCAAATGCGAACGCTGCTGGGTGCATGATGAAACCGTCGGCGCGGACCAAACCCATCCGGCCATCTGCCGGCGATGCCGGGACGCCCTGGCCAGAATCTGA
- a CDS encoding TrkH family potassium uptake protein, whose translation MRPQIILRYLGLILLFNAFFLLISTLVSAATGGGAFFSLLFSTVVSVLFGLFPLVFVPPSDDITNREGLYIVVCCWLLSCLAGALPFVLWGGEFTFTNAWFESVSGYTTTGASILTSVEALPPGLLFWRAATHWMGGVGIIIFVLAILPAMGGAYLVLYRNEMSTLAQESLQYRTRKTLKILLYVYIGLTFMETLLLIAEGMGPLDAVAHAFATIATGGFSTKNTSIAYYSSPVIEITVIAFMFLSAVNFGLLFQCVTGHPGDLLKSPVFRYYTASLVIGVILVAVNLHGSIYPGWIDAWRHAAFQVIAQGTSTGFASADSAVWPPFAQLVIIFLMIQGGCAGSTSGGMKADRLILFWKVVRRRMVKLRHPKAVVVIRAGQSVVDDDVAETVLTFILLYLLVLFVSTLAITLFGVDLLTAFSGTTAAMGGVGPGFGTVGSMANYGHMPGAVKWILTLDMLVGRLEIFGLILFFTITRWK comes from the coding sequence ATGAGACCGCAAATCATTCTCCGCTACCTCGGCCTGATTCTGCTGTTTAACGCCTTTTTCCTTCTGATCTCAACCCTTGTCTCCGCGGCGACCGGGGGCGGGGCTTTTTTTTCGCTGCTGTTCAGCACCGTGGTCAGCGTTCTTTTCGGCCTTTTCCCGCTGGTGTTCGTACCGCCGTCCGACGACATTACCAACCGGGAGGGGTTGTATATCGTTGTCTGCTGCTGGCTGCTCTCCTGCCTGGCGGGGGCGTTGCCGTTTGTCCTCTGGGGCGGGGAGTTCACCTTTACCAATGCCTGGTTTGAAAGCGTTTCGGGATATACCACCACCGGCGCCTCGATCCTGACCAGTGTCGAAGCCCTTCCGCCCGGCCTGCTGTTCTGGCGGGCCGCCACCCACTGGATGGGCGGCGTGGGCATCATTATTTTCGTGCTGGCGATTCTGCCGGCCATGGGCGGCGCCTACCTGGTGCTCTACCGCAACGAGATGTCCACCCTGGCCCAGGAGAGTTTGCAGTACCGGACCAGAAAGACACTGAAAATCCTTCTGTACGTTTATATCGGGCTGACGTTTATGGAAACGTTGCTCCTGATAGCCGAAGGCATGGGCCCCCTGGACGCCGTCGCTCACGCTTTCGCCACCATCGCCACCGGCGGGTTTTCCACTAAAAACACCAGCATTGCTTATTATTCCAGCCCGGTCATCGAAATAACGGTTATTGCCTTCATGTTCCTGTCAGCGGTGAACTTCGGCCTTCTTTTCCAGTGCGTCACCGGTCATCCCGGTGATCTGCTGAAGTCACCGGTTTTCCGTTATTATACGGCCTCCCTGGTGATTGGCGTCATCCTGGTGGCGGTAAACCTGCACGGCAGCATCTACCCCGGATGGATCGATGCCTGGCGGCACGCGGCCTTTCAGGTGATAGCCCAGGGGACCAGCACGGGCTTTGCCTCGGCCGACAGCGCCGTCTGGCCGCCTTTTGCCCAGCTGGTCATCATTTTCTTGATGATCCAGGGCGGCTGTGCCGGCTCAACCTCCGGCGGCATGAAGGCCGACCGGCTGATCCTGTTCTGGAAAGTCGTCAGACGGCGCATGGTGAAGCTGCGCCATCCCAAGGCGGTGGTGGTGATCCGGGCCGGTCAGTCCGTGGTGGACGATGACGTGGCGGAAACCGTTCTGACTTTTATTCTTCTTTATCTGCTGGTGCTGTTTGTTTCGACGCTCGCCATCACCCTGTTCGGGGTGGACCTCCTGACCGCGTTTTCCGGAACGACGGCTGCCATGGGCGGTGTCGGGCCCGGGTTCGGGACCGTCGGCTCCATGGCCAACTATGGTCATATGCCGGGGGCGGTCAAGTGGATCCTGACCCTGGACATGCTGGTGGGACGTCTGGAGATTTTTGGCCTGATTCTCTTTTTTACCATCACCCGGTGGAAGTAA
- a CDS encoding DMT family transporter, whose amino-acid sequence MKPGVHLSLSHRLSPRAVGWLGYTCVFASAICFYFATAVIRWAAAETVIDASYFSFFRFLLGFLVISTVMVIRRQGPVPRKYSLLLGRAVYNCIAVYCFYKAVETTSVAEGNIMNMTYPVFLTVFSWFFLKEQRDIPMIAMVVIAFAGIWLILSPGLKTPTTSLWGVASGITSALAILYLNLSRQYHDSETVLFYMFGIGCVIMYGVFHEKIFLPDKNEFYFLMICSLFGTAGQYLLTFGFRYVTAVEGSVISSSRILMAAILGPWVAGDPVLSVGGWIGALLIFFANVMLTLRRHGKEQP is encoded by the coding sequence ATGAAACCCGGCGTTCATCTCTCTTTATCCCATCGACTGTCCCCTCGCGCCGTCGGGTGGCTGGGATATACCTGCGTCTTTGCCTCGGCCATCTGTTTTTATTTCGCCACGGCCGTCATCCGGTGGGCCGCCGCCGAAACGGTCATCGACGCTTCCTACTTCAGTTTTTTCCGCTTTCTGCTGGGGTTTTTGGTTATCAGCACCGTCATGGTCATCCGCCGGCAGGGACCGGTTCCCCGCAAATACAGCCTGCTCCTGGGAAGAGCGGTTTACAACTGTATCGCCGTCTACTGCTTTTACAAGGCGGTGGAGACCACGTCCGTGGCCGAGGGCAATATCATGAACATGACCTATCCCGTTTTTTTAACCGTATTCTCCTGGTTTTTCTTAAAGGAGCAGCGGGATATCCCCATGATCGCCATGGTCGTGATCGCGTTCGCGGGGATCTGGCTTATTCTCTCCCCGGGCCTGAAAACCCCGACGACCAGCCTCTGGGGGGTTGCCTCCGGCATCACCTCGGCCCTGGCGATCCTTTATCTGAACCTGAGCCGCCAGTATCATGATTCTGAAACCGTCCTGTTTTACATGTTCGGCATCGGCTGCGTCATCATGTACGGCGTGTTTCACGAAAAAATATTTCTGCCCGATAAAAATGAATTCTACTTCCTGATGATTTGTTCCCTGTTCGGCACCGCCGGGCAGTACCTGCTGACCTTCGGATTTCGGTATGTGACGGCTGTGGAGGGGAGCGTCATCTCGTCGTCCCGAATCCTGATGGCGGCGATCCTCGGCCCCTGGGTGGCCGGTGATCCGGTCCTTTCCGTTGGGGGCTGGATCGGGGCGCTGCTGATCTTTTTCGCCAACGTCATGCTGACCCTCCGGCGGCACGGAAAAGAGCAGCCATAA
- the lspA gene encoding signal peptidase II, with product MSTGPEPSALAKRLIIVIVAGLTAALDQASKYLIIQQVCLHQTITVIPGFFSITHILNPGGAFGFMAGQSQVVRSLLFILVSLVATGFILYLYVRTPRRHPFLLTALAMIFGGALGNLADRIRKGAVVDFLDFHVSGLHWPAFNLADSAISVGMAVLLYYIIFKKVPV from the coding sequence ATGTCGACCGGGCCGGAGCCATCAGCCTTAGCCAAACGCCTCATCATCGTCATTGTTGCCGGTTTGACGGCGGCGCTGGACCAGGCGAGCAAATACCTGATCATCCAGCAGGTCTGCCTGCACCAGACCATCACCGTCATCCCGGGGTTCTTCAGCATCACCCATATCCTCAACCCCGGCGGCGCCTTCGGTTTCATGGCCGGCCAGTCTCAGGTGGTCCGCTCGCTGCTGTTTATTCTCGTTTCCCTGGTGGCCACGGGGTTCATTCTCTATCTGTATGTCCGGACACCCCGGCGGCATCCCTTTCTGCTGACCGCCCTGGCCATGATTTTCGGGGGTGCCCTGGGTAACCTGGCGGACCGAATCCGCAAGGGCGCGGTCGTTGATTTTCTGGATTTCCATGTCAGCGGCCTGCACTGGCCCGCCTTCAACCTGGCGGACAGCGCCATATCCGTCGGCATGGCCGTGCTGCTGTATTACATCATTTTCAAGAAGGTACCGGTCTGA
- a CDS encoding cold-shock protein, protein MSNGTVKWFNDQKGFGFIEQENGPDVFVHHSGINASGFKSLKEGDRVSFDLEQGKKGPAAINVTVI, encoded by the coding sequence ATGAGCAATGGAACAGTCAAATGGTTCAACGATCAAAAAGGGTTCGGTTTTATTGAACAGGAAAACGGGCCCGATGTTTTCGTTCACCATTCCGGAATCAACGCCAGCGGTTTTAAAAGCCTCAAAGAAGGTGATCGGGTTTCCTTTGACCTTGAGCAGGGGAAAAAAGGTCCGGCCGCTATCAATGTTACGGTAATTTAA
- the holA gene encoding DNA polymerase III subunit delta, giving the protein MTEISYKQFKPHITADFSPAPVYLIYGEEYLYKSVYAELVAAIVPENRRSFCLEELDGTDDNAHEAIERVNTFSLDGGAKVIGFVDANIFYSKEDTASLIQRLKTAVADGNLRKGTELFLKLLALLDIAPDTMTADDRQRLLQAETGSLDADPSWLDAVIACCRDRRQGSAAAADAAGALSAAIEKGFAPGNHLIITAETVDKRRKLYKAIKDHGIVIDCGVPARDTRADRARQEEALSETMRAVLGPKGKTMGPDAFAALRDMTGFNLRTFHNSLEKLAAFTGERSAITAADVAALMTRTKKDPIYELTGALFDKNGPQALFLLGSLLSGAEPIHPLQVVAAIVNQTRKLLVIRDFMDGAGKKAWRPGMPFEGFKQQTLPAIAAYDDRLREAIRRQEEALSGPASGKKSEKQKTVSSDLLIDPNPASPFPTYKTFLKADNFSRRELLAALTAMAETDRSLKSSAVDPRLMLETLIIRIVRPDLRRGLRPAGITSTG; this is encoded by the coding sequence ATGACCGAAATCTCCTACAAACAGTTCAAGCCCCATATCACCGCCGACTTCTCTCCCGCGCCGGTTTACCTCATTTACGGCGAAGAGTACCTGTACAAATCCGTTTACGCCGAACTGGTCGCCGCCATCGTTCCCGAAAACCGGAGGAGCTTTTGCCTGGAGGAACTGGACGGGACGGACGACAACGCCCATGAGGCCATCGAGCGGGTCAATACCTTCTCCCTGGACGGCGGGGCCAAGGTGATCGGCTTTGTCGACGCCAACATTTTCTATTCCAAAGAAGATACCGCCTCCCTGATTCAGCGCTTGAAAACGGCCGTGGCGGACGGAAACCTTCGCAAGGGGACGGAGCTGTTCCTCAAGCTCCTGGCCCTGCTGGACATCGCCCCGGATACCATGACCGCCGATGACCGGCAGCGCCTTCTCCAGGCGGAAACCGGTTCTCTGGACGCCGATCCGTCCTGGCTGGACGCCGTCATCGCCTGCTGCCGGGACCGGCGGCAGGGCAGTGCCGCGGCCGCCGACGCGGCCGGCGCCCTGTCCGCGGCCATTGAAAAAGGATTCGCCCCGGGTAATCACCTGATCATCACCGCCGAAACCGTCGACAAGCGGCGGAAGCTCTATAAAGCGATCAAGGACCATGGGATCGTCATCGACTGCGGTGTTCCCGCCAGGGACACCCGGGCGGACCGGGCCCGCCAGGAAGAGGCCCTGTCCGAAACCATGCGGGCCGTTCTCGGTCCCAAGGGCAAAACCATGGGCCCGGACGCTTTTGCCGCCCTGCGGGATATGACCGGTTTCAATCTGCGGACCTTCCATAACAGCCTGGAGAAGCTGGCCGCCTTTACGGGCGAGCGTTCGGCCATTACCGCCGCGGATGTGGCCGCCCTCATGACCCGGACAAAAAAGGATCCCATTTATGAACTGACCGGCGCCCTGTTCGACAAGAATGGCCCCCAGGCCCTGTTCCTGCTCGGCAGCCTGCTTTCCGGCGCCGAGCCCATTCATCCGCTGCAGGTAGTCGCCGCCATCGTCAACCAGACGAGAAAGCTGCTGGTCATCCGGGATTTCATGGACGGCGCCGGGAAAAAAGCCTGGCGCCCGGGTATGCCCTTTGAGGGATTTAAACAGCAGACGCTGCCGGCCATCGCGGCCTACGATGACCGGTTGCGGGAAGCCATCCGGCGGCAGGAGGAAGCGCTGTCCGGCCCCGCCTCCGGCAAAAAATCGGAAAAACAAAAAACGGTTTCATCGGACCTGCTCATCGATCCGAATCCGGCCAGCCCCTTCCCCACTTACAAAACCTTTCTCAAGGCAGATAACTTTTCACGCCGCGAACTGCTGGCCGCCCTGACGGCCATGGCCGAAACGGACCGGAGCCTGAAAAGCAGCGCCGTGGATCCCCGGTTGATGCTGGAAACCCTGATCATCCGGATCGTCAGGCCGGACCTCCGCCGGGGATTGCGCCCAGCCGGAATTACTTCCACCGGGTGA